In the Ptychodera flava strain L36383 chromosome 1, AS_Pfla_20210202, whole genome shotgun sequence genome, GGAAATgttaaatacctggaagtcacttagacttacaagagtgaattTACCAACATCAAAACGGAATCTTCTTAGtgaagttctgtggtataatgacaatattaagaatgaaggaagtgtcctcttttatgaaaaatggtcaaagagtgGAATTTTAAGGCCTAAGGACATATGgcatgatgacagaaatgactggcttcaacaatgggaaataattgcaaaaattagaggaggtatagatagacatgtgcaagaggaaattaagacagagtatgaaacacttctcaatgctattccagattcctggaagCAAATCATCacttcaaacatccaaaatgaagaaaactatgagaattatggtctgacaaaaagtgatgtcaaaaccaagtcactttatttgaaattagtttataagaaatggcatgcagtcaaaggtcagattggtcaaaaatgggctgagaatctaagtctcactgacagttacaaagctacttTATTCAGCCGTCTTAATTCAATAGGAATTgttagcaattcagtaaatgatttaaattggaagattttccacagaggcctagtcacaggaagcttggccaaaactttcaatttaagtgatggaaaatgccatatttgtggccaagaagaaacactggaacacatcttatttgagtgtaaatgtgtaaaagaaatctggcagaaatgtatttctttctttgtcagaaacacaactttgataataatatcaatatcaaaaaattagcAATTGCAGAAatcgaaaatgacaataatgcaacatctgacattatttactgtattacttcctttgtaaaatatacagtttggaatattcgaaattcggttactcttgatgggattaaagtatCCCATCAATCCcatgttatgcaattaaaatgttatctttcatcatggatgaatacattatatttcacttataagatgatgaacaaagctgaggattttatcgcaaagttttcaagccttgtaagacttgaaggagaagaatgcatcctgaatgcattcatatgatgatctttgtaattaaacagctaattcatgcatgttttttgaaaaatctgttTCAGACTGTTTGGAAAATGTGACTGATTCGGCTATTTCTATCATTTGGGGAGGTgatcataatttttgttttagatCAAAACAGAGATCGGAAGGGTGGAAACCCAAGGATTTGGAAAAACTCTCTTACCTTAATGCATGATTTTATTGAATCCTTTGATTTGTGTGATGTCTGGAGAACTTTACATCCTGAAGAATTGTCTTTTACTTGGAAAAGTTTAACCCTTCCATTATTCAAAGTAGAATTGATTATTTTCTTGTTAGTGACAATATTCTTAACATTATTTCTGATACTTCTATTTGcccttgtattttatctgatcACTCAGCAATTGTTTTAGAACTTAAAGTTGAACCAACTAAACAGAGGTCCTTCATATTGGAAGTTCAATACAAGTTTATTGCATGATGAACATTATGTGAAataatttatgataattttCCACATTGGGTTGAAGAAAGTTCTGTCCTATCAAATATCTCCTGTGTATGGGATTGGTTGAAGTACAAAATTAAGGTACAGACTATCCAGTACAgtaaagaaaaaagtaaaagaaggaaaaataagattgttattttggaaaaaaagatatttgatttGGAGAAGGAATTGGCAGTCAATCCCTCTCCACTTGTTTTAACTCAGTATGACTCTGTTAAAAATGACCTTCAGATTGAATATGATTATGATACTGAGGGGGCAATTATTAGGTCACGTGCAAATTGGCAtgaatttggggaaaaaaattctAAATATTTTCTAAATCTAGAGAAAGCAAATGCAAAAAAGTCccatattaattttttgattaggtcagatggttcttttatttccgCCACAAAAGACGTCagtgttgaaattaaaaatttctATGAGAAGCTTTATTCTTCCTCTGTAAAAAATGAAGAAGGCAATTCTGGGCTGCATCATAAGTTTTTACAAAACACAGATATTCCAAAATTGAATGTTGGGCAGAAGGAATCATGTGAAGGTATGATAACGATTGATGAAGCTTGGCAAGCAATTAAATTATTTCCTGCTAATAAAACTCCCGGAAATGATGGCCTTCCTACTGATTTGTACAGGTTTTTCTGGCCACTTGTAAGTCATTTTCTAGTGAATTCTTTAAATAACGCATTTCATACTGGTCAATTTTCTATTTCTCAAAGACAAGGTGTAATAACTTTGCTAGATAAACAGGGCAAAGATAAAAGATATATTAAAAATTGGAGGCCAATATCTTTGCTTAATGCGGAttataaaattgctacaaagtgTTTGGCTAAAAGAATGGAAAAAGTTCTTCCCACCGTTATTCATGAGTCACAAACCGCTTTTGTCAAAAATAGATTTATTGGAGATACTGTCAGACTTATAGATAATATTTTGGATTATACAGACACAAATGATGTTCCAGGATGTTGTTGACATTAGATTTTGAAAAAGCGTTTGATAAACTTGAGTGGCCCTTTTTGTTTGAGGCACTCAAATCTTTTAATTTTGGTGAAAGTTTTATACATTGGATCaaatgtctttattcaaatATCTCCAGTTGTGTTATGAATAAAGGTACAAGTACAGGTTATTTTAGTCTCTCACGTGGGGTTAGACAGGGTGATCCTATTTCACCATTATTATTTATCCTTGCTTTGGAAATTTTTCTTGTAAGTTTGCGTTCTAATCCAGATATTAGGGGGATAAAATTTGATGGGACAGAGCTAAAGAATGCTTCTTATGCAGATGATTTAACAtgtgtttttaaagataatcaCTTCAGTCCGTTGCTTATTTAAACTTCTTGAAGAATTTCACTCAATTCTGGTTTATCTGTAAATAAGGAGAAATGTGAAGCTCTTTGGTTAGGTAAATGGCGGGGACGTACTGATAAACCTGTTGATGTGATATGGCCAACAGGCCCATTAAAGTTGTGggtatatttatttcttatgaTAAGAAAGCCTCAGAAGTTTAAATTTCGCCAAACCCATGGAAAGTTTACAGAAATGTTTGAAGTTTTGGAAAAATAGTCATATTTCACTGTTGGGAAAGGttcaaattattaaattcttgGCATTTCACGCTTTCTTTATGTTCTTAACCTTTCTGAACCTAATATTGATAGTTTAAAACGAATTCAAAGTTTGTTGTTCTCCTTTTTATGGAATGGACCTGACAAAGTTGCACGTAAGACGGCGGTTGGTAGTATAAATCAAGGTGGTTTGGGAATGCCAGATATTTTTGCAATCTACAAAGCTCAGAGGATAAACTGGCTCCGTCGttttttgacaattatttttcgCATCCTTGGAAATTTTTCTTGAAAGAGAAATTAAAAACTAGGTGATATCAGAGTGCTTTCGacatgtaattttaatattaactcATTGCCTGTCTCTttgtcagattttgaaaaggGTTTGCTTACAACATGGAGAGAATTTACTAAGGAGACTGAGTCaggtaaatatttcttgaatcaGTGAATATGGAATAACCAACACATTTGGATAAATGGTAAATCTTTGTTTTATAAAGAATTTTATGATGCTGGACTTTTTACGTAGGTCAACTCTTTGATAATGAAGGCAATATTTTGCATTGGAATACTTTTGGGAACAGATTTCCACAATATTCCTTTTTGAAATGGTGTGGTATTATCCATTCGCTACCAAAAGAGTGGAAAAAACATACTGACATATCTAGATTTAAGCTGAtgatatgaatgaaaatgattacaatattaattttttagATATTTCCTTAAGTTTGCTTCagtgtaaaacaaaaattgttactCCAAGtattatttctaatttttttaagGTTCCAACATCGCAGCTCTATTATGATCATATTAGGTACTTCTGTTGAAAGGAAAGAAATATATCAATTGCCTTTTAGAATCACACTTGATGTTAAGCTTAGAAGCTTCCAATGGAAATTGACCCATAACATTCTTATGACAAACAGAAGATTGCATAAAATAATTCCATCTAAAGTACCTACCTCAAATTGTACCTTTTGTCGGAGTGATATTGAAACTGttatacatttgttttatgagtgtgaggtaactaagaaattttgGTCTACTCTTTTCCAGACCTGGGgaatatattttcactgtacgaATATTGTCTCAGCCAGAGTGATTTTGTTAGGAGATCCCACATTACCAGAgctgtttaaattttgttttattagtTGCCAAGAGATATATTTACATTAGTAGATGTGAAGAGAAAACACCaaaatttgttaattttaagtctttatttcaacatacaaaaaACTGAACGTTACATTGCTATTCGAAAGAGTAAACTCGACAAACATATTAAGAAGTGGGGAGACATGTTACAAATATTGGAAGAATCTTAATTTTCACCTTTTCTTTATCTGTGAACCGTAATATTTGTAATCCAGTGAATAGTGAAGTATaatgtattttctttctttttgatgactgcaataaaataattaaaaaaaaattaaacagctaattatttgttttttcagacaagacgcattgtaatatTAATGCATTCATAAcggttatgtagatttgttttgtttccaaCTAAGcttatgttgaaataaattaaaaaacaaaacaaaagaaaaaaacagcAGTCACTCGGATGGCCTGATAATCACCGTCACAGAGGTGGTAATGAGAAGCTAATATTTTCAACCCATCTGGGGAATACAAAAGCTAGTCACTGACCCGCTTACTACCAAAATACCACCCTAAAATCGATTATCATCGTCACAACCACTGTTAAATTAATTATACCGAAGTAAATGCAAAATTTACAGCATGCACAACTAGGCGAGATTATGTTGTTTCAGAGAAACTTGAAGCTTGTCAAATCTCttcacaaatttcacaaaataaacgaTTTTTACGGCTTTGCCTTTGAGACTTTAGATCCCATTAAATTCATGTTCCAGGGCCTTGTTGATCAAAGTGATCCCACTCGTGAACAGAAGTCAAATTATCGATTGCGAGTTCTCTTATTTGACATTTTGACCCTTTTATTGTAATTCTCTattatcattttttgttttcgaAACAAAGTAAAGAAACACCACTGAAGAGCTAAGCATATACATACAATTTAGTTGCATTAAAACAATTCGAAACAAGTAAAATAGTAATCAGCTTTGAGAAACACAAAATTACACGTCTTTCAGTGGTGACCATTTTGCGTTATGAATTTCTCTCTTGCCATTACTTTTCTCAACATCCTGTATTTGTTTCAACGGTGCTCTAAATCTTTGAAATGTAGGTAAACACTTCTGCGTTTTAAACATACACAGATACTGTTACCGAATTATCAGGAGATAGTTGAAGGTATTTGGAAACTAAGAGAACCCTAcctttaaataaatatttgtaaaacatATCCCAGAATTCCTGCgcatgaatacagaaataaaaaaatgattcCTTGACAAAAACTGCGAAGTAGATCGGTGATATTTAGAACcctcacttcaaaaaaaaaaaatcttcatttgtGATTCCTTGACAAAAACTGCGAAGTAGATCGGTGATATTTAGAACcctcacttcaaaaaaaaaaaatcttcatttgtGTAGCATGCAGTTTAAAAGTTTGATTTGAGAATTGCTGGCTCTGATATAAATTTCCGACATTGATCGTTGGTGGCGTCCCTCCATCGGAGCCAAGCAGTGTGCGCATAGGTCTGTGTACAGATTGATGTTATAAATTCTTTGTCAGAAAGAAAACTACACACAGACAGTCCTGTGGTTTCAAAAATCAGCAGATCCAGCTATCCCGAAttatagttccaatcgtgttcatattTATCGTCATATTTTTGAGTTCCGTTGctaaaatacattttgaaatttaagttttaccactcaaaaaattaaatgatgaaATGCCTGTCAATACAGCCTGTAATTTGTGACAACTGAACttaagtccggattagaattcacaAGTCAACCATAACATTGATGCGTCGTGTTGGAAACACTCGTGCTTTTATATTTAAACATATGTTAGGGAGGGGGTTTATTTAGGCGTGCCTTCTTTCTTAATCCAAGAGGCGAAAGTCAACACCAAAAAAGTGAACCTGTTTTGAATAAAAGTAACGAAAATCTTATCAAATGTCACACTATTGTTCCTCTAAGCCTATGCACTATCACTCTGTAGTGCTTATTTCCAAACGGACTGAAATGCATCGTAGGTGAGATACTAAACGGGATACGATACCAGGGACTTGAAAAGGCGAAGGTCCAATATGGTATAATGCAACACGATATTGGCCCTAAAACAGTGAAAGGCGCCCTCGCAGATGTGCAACTTGAAAAAGTTACACATAGAACATAATTGCCATGATTTTCAGTCATTGAGAATGAAGATAAACCCCGAGTGAAAATTGTTCAGACTTGAAAGAAAAGGCACGCGTATAGTTTCCTGTTTATAGGCTTTTCTTATGTCAGACATCGACACAGAGTGCTTTGTAACTCGATAAACTATAATGTCGATTACAGCTTCTCAGGCTGACTTTGTCTATGTCTGTGATATCCCCATTTTCCTTCCCCATGTTTCAAAACTGACGacttaaatttgctgattaaaccagCATTACTACGGTATCCTATTCTCCCAAATTGgtttcaatcgtgttatttCTTATTCATAACAGAGTCACCAGTTTTATCGAGGTCAAACATTTCCAACTTTTAAATTCGGAGCGGGGCAAGTTCTATGTTTTACATATAGAAAAAGAGTGTCACTATttggagggtcacattttacgtgCAATGTGAACAGACGTGGGCTACTTTCAGAGTATTTTTATAATTTGATATGAATCATGACTTACCAAGCATCTCTCGTACTCTGAAAGGTGTGAAGGGAACCCAATTTAGTTCGTCCTCTGGTATAAACAAATATTGTATGTCAGACgggatttttgtttatttcaattttagttTGATCCACCACAAAAGAAGCCAATATGTTGTATTCTCAATGACTGAAAATCATGGCAATTATGTTCTATGTGTAATAATTTGGTAAAATCGTGCAGGAACttttaaaatctgaaaaaaataggctaaatagggtaggtcggctTACTGGGTATACACATTTTTATTTGGCCTTTAATACGTCTCTGAAGTTACGGGTACCATTCATTCTTACATCTCCataatctgtattttttttcaaactgatctgtttgcaaatattttggccTTTGCTCTGTGTATGTACAATGTAGTTGATTAGCTGGACGATACTTCGGTTGTCAATTGTGCACAACATTGCACTGCATTctgcatttgaattgattttcaTACGTTCACAGCCAACTTATAAGGCAAAGTAGTATTATAGACTTATTCttccaaaaaagacaaaaaaagaaaTTCTGAAATAAATCTAAAATATTGCAGCTATTGTAACTCTAAAATGATAAAGATAAgtttgtaatgaaatcgattACTTGATTTCCTTTATCCAAACAAGCCTTctttcaatgattacaatgccCCCGCTCAATGCAGCACGAATGAATAGAAAGAACAAATAGTATTCGACCTAGAGGGCGTATTTTGTGTACCGGAAGTTGAATTTATGAAAACGAGGCATCATTTGTCGATGCTCTTGCAGCGGCGTGTGTTATAGTGAATACAACTCACAAATTTGTAGCCCAATTCTCGGAAGAGTGGACGCCTTTTGTGTATTAGAGTCACCTTATATATCATTTTCATAGAGGTAAGTTTCCGCTTCATCGATTTTGCGGCCGCACTTTTGCAAAAATGTGTCGGAATAGTGATTTTAGCTGGTTTGAAAATTATGCCGTTTGCATTTTGAACAATGTGTGTAGCTAGCTAGCATTTAGGGCCAACATTCAAGCGTCGGTTGTTGTTTTACTTCCAGGTCAAAACATGCCTCGCAAAAGGCAGTCTAGCACTCCGACTGGAGAGAGGCGACGAAGTGCGAGGATCGCCGCCAGCCCCCAAGAAACCACCCAATCTCCCGCTCGCGTGACGCGTGCCACGCTCTCCTCCGCCAGCCCGACTCCCGAAAAGCGCGCCCGGGGCGGTAGGGCCGCCGCCAAGGCTTCCCCGAGCCCACGGGGCAGGGGTAGGGGCCGAGGGCGCGGTCGCGGACGCAAGATCCACGAAGCAGCTGCAAGCCCGACACACTCAGGCGAGGAGGACGAAGAAATGGACGAACAGACAACTCCAGCTGAACAAAGCAGCTCACCTCAGAAGTCAGAACAAGAGAGCAGTCCAGAGAAGAAAGACTCGCGGAAGAGAAAGGCAGAGGACGAAGTATCCAGCGAGGAGCCCCCGAGCAAGAAAACGCCGAGTGCAGAGCCCGAAGCCAAGAGTGAAGATGTGGATATGGAAGATTCTGCAGCAGAGAAGACAGAGCCGGAAGAAgtgaaagaaaaggaaagtgACGACACTCCAGAAACAACTCAGAAGGAAACAGAAGAcgtggaaatgaaagaaagcaGCGAAGATGCGCAGACGATCTCAGAGACCAAAGAAGGTGAGCCCGAAGATTTGTCAACAGGGGAAACAAAAGCCACAGAGGAAAAAGAACAAACAGCGGTGGAAGAGCAGGCTGAGGAAGCAGCGCCCGCAGAACCAGCCACGACAGAGGTGGACAAAAAACCAACAGAGCCCGTCGCAACACCTGTCGCGGCCGAGCCTGACGAAACCCCAAAAGAGCCCGCCGTGCAGGAGGTGGCCGAGACACCGGCAGAACCTGTTGCACAGGAGGCCGACTCAGAACCCTCAGAAGCCCAAGCAGTCACAGAGCCAGCAGCTGAACCCGAGTCCAAAACAACAACAGATTGTGCGCCGTCGACAACGGTGGACGAGCCGCCGGCATCAAACGCTGCAGCTGAAGAGGACAAAGTCAGTGAACCACCGATTGAGTCCAAGACAGACTCTGAAACACCACAGGTAAGCAAAGAAGTAAAGACATGCCTCTCAGAAGATTGGAGAGTGTTTACCATCTTTTGTCAGGTATTGTCTTTAAATTTGTGCAAATCTTTGAATTTACCTAGGTATTTAGAATACAGGCAGTCGCACAGATTGACATGTGTGTCTgtttaaaccctttcaccacaatggtttggcccaattccattgttttccatgggaaagttggacctgtacaacAGGGAAATGCGGTGAGAAGGATCTCAAGTAACATGTTGATGTTAATGCAAACCTATCACCCCTTCGCAACTTATGTTATACTCAACTCTACCATTCAACACAGTGGTGTTGGACCAAGTGcggtggtgaaagggtgaaaATGAACACACACACGAAAGTAATGACTGCATACACGGACTGTCTGTTAGTTTTTGTTCTGTCTTTGTCAGAAAGAGAACCACTCACAGAGTCCAGTGATTTCAACTCATTTGTATCTTCCCATATTACACATCGCCCCTGATGAACATTGAAGAATAAGGGTGTAAATTAATCAAGGAGTTCTACATCAAATACTCTCTAGACAGACAAATTGTATGTCTATCACAGTCACAAAATATGCTGGCTGTGTAACTGTTTTTTACTAAGATTTTGATGCATAGGTAAATAATTCTGGTCCCCAAGTGTTATTTATGCTGACCCATAATAATGTGATCGCTGTGATATCTATAAAAGGATAGCCCAGTATACCGGTATAGTGTCTTGGGAAACAGTAAAATGTACCAGATTGGTGCTGGTAACAAAAAGACGTTATGAAGCCAATTAGACAAATCACTACATGTCTACATATGTATGTTAAATGTGCTCTATGAACCACAAAGTACGCATAGCTAACTTATTACAATTAGTTGGGAAACACTTAGGGCATCATATCAGACAGTGATCCACCCTTTTGTAAGCTTTTCACTCGAAAGATGTTCTGCTTTGCCTTAAAAAAAACCAGAACGGCTTTTCCCAAATTTCCTTGTGAAAACTTGTATTGACGCTTTTGAACCCAATAACATGTGGGCCGTGGATATGCATGACCACCATGTTATTAAACAAAAGCCAACACTATCTCTTTATATGAGTGGTGTACAACTTACTGCAGGGACAGTTGGTGAATAGTACAACTGAATATATGAATATGGATGATACCCACAAGCCTTTGTCATTACAAAGTATACCCTACAAAGTATGTTTTTTCAATGAAGAAAACCAAAAGTAGTCATGAAGGGTAATTTACTTGTTTCTAATGTTCTGCAATTTAAAGCTGTGGAAGTTACTCCCCTACCGTGATATTAATGCAATACACACATGTGTGCTTTCTGAAGGACACAGTATATAATGACAGTATGTCAAAGAAGAAAATTTGACATTGCTAGAAGTGCAATTATTGGTACGATAGAGAGGGAATCAATATTGAAACTGATGGTGGAAGGATCAATATCACAATACGTCCTATGAATCTAGACATATTTGTGGTGGCCATGCTATCAATACTCACCTTGATCGTGAGTTTCAATATTCTTTCCCATAAGCCACTGCTCACTTGGAC is a window encoding:
- the LOC139133256 gene encoding enolase-phosphatase E1-like; protein product: MPRKRQSSTPTGERRRSARIAASPQETTQSPARVTRATLSSASPTPEKRARGGRAAAKASPSPRGRGRGRGRGRGRKIHEAAASPTHSGEEDEEMDEQTTPAEQSSSPQKSEQESSPEKKDSRKRKAEDEVSSEEPPSKKTPSAEPEAKSEDVDMEDSAAEKTEPEEVKEKESDDTPETTQKETEDVEMKESSEDAQTISETKEGEPEDLSTGETKATEEKEQTAVEEQAEEAAPAEPATTEVDKKPTEPVATPVAAEPDETPKEPAVQEVAETPAEPVAQEADSEPSEAQAVTEPAAEPESKTTTDCAPSTTVDEPPASNAAAEEDKVSEPPIESKTDSETPQPEPETAVDSSTGTSNGKVEPPAESSSQSETNDVAAQPDQSKNSNGEADQSQCDKAGEATQSQPTSQKAEAAAEIKSVSVNDVEKKGEGDAAVDGTAPSTA